The Chitinivibrionales bacterium genome window below encodes:
- a CDS encoding ISL3 family transposase codes for MNDKSLYEKILGITAPWHVTDVRMELSSGSITVVVEHAENATFRCPECNSSGPIHDHRVKRWRHLPTCHLRTVIEARTPRITCPNHGVRQVRVDWADGNSSFTSLFEALVIQWLAEASISAVRRMMELSWDQVDTIRRRAVQRGLARRKKCKPKALGIDETSFQKRHEYVTVIVDQKTHAVMDVLDDRKQQTLQSYFEALTRSQRKAVKTIAMDMWDPYIAAVRNTFEAWEQKICFDRFHVSSHYGKALDKTRTQEHRHFIKQDGESILKHTKHHWLRNSSRTDNRSRRWFLKITRKNLKTARAWAIKETAAQLWDYSTRGHAMNAWKRLISWMRRSRLEPMKNLSKTIGNYLWGIVNAPATI; via the coding sequence ATGAACGATAAAAGCTTATATGAAAAAATTCTTGGCATTACTGCCCCATGGCACGTTACCGATGTGCGCATGGAACTGTCGTCGGGCTCTATCACTGTAGTGGTAGAGCACGCTGAAAACGCAACATTTCGCTGTCCTGAGTGCAATAGCTCCGGGCCGATTCACGATCATCGGGTTAAGCGGTGGCGCCATCTTCCCACCTGCCATCTTCGAACCGTAATTGAGGCGCGTACTCCGCGAATAACCTGCCCCAACCATGGTGTTCGGCAAGTAAGGGTTGACTGGGCTGATGGCAACAGCTCCTTTACCTCTCTTTTCGAGGCATTGGTAATTCAGTGGCTGGCTGAAGCGAGCATATCCGCTGTGCGCCGCATGATGGAGCTGAGCTGGGATCAGGTTGATACCATTCGCAGAAGAGCCGTGCAGCGGGGCTTGGCCAGGCGCAAAAAGTGTAAGCCCAAGGCTTTGGGCATTGATGAGACCTCGTTTCAGAAGCGGCATGAATATGTTACTGTTATAGTTGACCAAAAGACACACGCAGTCATGGATGTTCTCGATGACCGCAAACAGCAGACGCTGCAGAGCTACTTCGAGGCCCTTACTCGCTCTCAGCGAAAAGCCGTGAAAACGATTGCTATGGATATGTGGGACCCATACATTGCAGCGGTGAGAAATACCTTTGAAGCATGGGAGCAAAAGATATGTTTTGATCGCTTCCACGTTTCTTCCCATTATGGCAAAGCTCTTGACAAAACCCGCACACAGGAGCATCGTCATTTTATCAAACAAGATGGCGAAAGCATTCTGAAGCATACCAAGCATCATTGGCTTCGTAACAGCAGCAGAACAGATAATCGCAGTCGAAGATGGTTTCTTAAGATAACACGCAAGAACCTGAAGACCGCTCGTGCGTGGGCCATAAAAGAAACAGCTGCGCAGCTGTGGGATTACAGTACACGAGGACATGCAATGAATGCTTGGAAGCGGTTGATTAGCTGGATGCGACGGAGCCGCTTGGAGCCTATGAAGAATCTGAGCAAAACTATCGGC